The following are from one region of the Mauremys mutica isolate MM-2020 ecotype Southern chromosome 22, ASM2049712v1, whole genome shotgun sequence genome:
- the LOC123354935 gene encoding zinc finger protein 501-like, with product MVNETMDQNPQQEDDEEVEPHGVLLQRCKGSVSRSCEQEKACESQYRPEKQQGKQPTQKAGQSVNYQGTQKHKKNTMTQQIILMGERNNTCTECGKKFSKRAHLIIHQRSHTGEKPYECCECGKTFAQSSNLTTHKRIHTGVKPYECCECGKSFTDHSTLITHRRIHTGEKPYECCECGKSFSRSLHLIQHQRIHTGEKPYECCECGQTFAQSSQLIRHQRIHTGEKPYECCECGKTFTGSSNLISHQRIHTGEKPYECCECGKTFTDSSTLISHQRIHTGQKPYRCSECGKTFSWSSALIQHQRIHTGEKPYECCECRKTFSQNSALIQHQRIHTGEKPYTCCECRKTFAQSSKLIRHQRIHTRE from the coding sequence atggtgaatGAGACCATGGATCAGAATCCTCagcaggaagatgatgaggaagtGGAACCACATGGGGTGTTACTGCAAAGatgcaaagggagtgtgtccagaAGTTGTGAGCAGGAAAAAGCCTGTGAGAGTCAGtacaggccagagaagcagcagggaaaACAGCCAACGCAGAAAGCTGGTCAATCTGTTAATTATCAGGGAACTCAGAAACACAAGAAGAATACCATGACCCAGCAGATAATCCTCATGGGAGAGAGAAATaacacatgcactgagtgtgggaaaaagttCAGTAAGCGAGCACACCTTATTATCCATCAAAGaagtcacacaggggagaaaccctatgaatgctgtgagtgtgggaaaaccttcgctcagagctcaaaccttactacaCATAAGCGAATTCACACAGGAgtgaaaccctatgaatgctgtgagtgtgggaaatccTTCACTGATCACTCAACCCTTATTactcatcggagaatccacacaggggagaaaccctatgaatgctgtgagtgtggaaaatcctTCTCTCGGAGCTTACATCTtattcaacatcagagaatccacacaggggagaaaccctatgaatgctgtgagtgtgggcaAACCTTCGCTCAGAGCTCACagcttattagacatcagaggatccacacaggggagaaaccctatgaatgctgtgaatgCGGGAAAACCTTTACTGGTAGTTCAAACCttattagccatcagagaatccacacaggggaaaaaccgtatgaatgctgtgagtgtgggaaaaccttcactgatAGCTCAACCCTTATTAgccaccagagaatccacacagggcagaAACCCTATagatgttctgagtgtgggaaaaccttctcttggagCTCAGCTCTTattcagcatcagagaatccacacaggggagaaaccctatgaatgctgtgagtgcaggAAAACTTTTTCTCAGAACTCAGCTCTtattcaacatcagagaatccacacaggggagaaaccctacacATGTTGTGAGTGCAGGAAAACCTTTGCTCAGAGCTCAAaacttattagacatcagaggatccacacaagAGAGTGA